In Phycisphaerae bacterium RAS1, the genomic window CCGGGCTACAGCCCCGAGCTGAACCCCGACGAGTACCTGAACAACGACGTCAAAACCAACGCCGTCGGCCGCCAGCGGCCCGCCACCAAACCCGAGTTGATCGCCAATCTCCAAGGCTACCTCCGCGACACGCAACGCCGACCCAACATCATCAGGAATTACTTCCAAGCCGAACCCGTGCGCTACGCCGCAGGGTAGTTTGGTAGGCTGGGCTGAGTACTCGAAGCCCAGCGCTCGCCGCCGAACTGAACCGGCCACGGAAGCGGCGGCCGGGCCGGCCCCGCACTCCCGTGCGGGGTTCTGAAAGGAAATTCACTTCTTCAACCGCTCCAGCCTCCCCTTGCGTTTCACAATGTTCTTGTAATCCCACTGGATCGCGATCGACTTCTTCAGCCACCGTTTGAGATCCTTCGCGGCGATCTGATCTTCAGCGGTGTACCGGACGCCGGCCGTCTTGAAGTTGCCCTCCGGCGCAAGGCCCGGCTCGTCGAAGGATCGGCCGCTCCAGAACAGCAGGCGAACGCAGTCCTTCAGTTTGTGATAGCCGACGATCGGGTTGCCGTCGATAAACCACACCGGGTGCCCGTGCCAGATTTTGCTCTCTGCGCCCGACAGGTGTTGGTTGATCGCTTTGGCGAGCGTGTCGCAGATGCGCCGGTCGCAGGCCGCCTGGGCGGCGTTGTAGGCGCCGATGTCCTCGTGCTTCGCGGATTTCATTTTCGCGGTTTTCGCCATGCGTCGCCTCCTGCTTGCGCGACCATTGTATTGTGGAGCTGCGTAGAGTGCGTTGCCGTCGCTTCGCTGCGCGTCGCCGTTCGAACCGGCGTATCGCGACGCCAGAGCGGTTCTGGTTCTTCTGTGGCGTCGGACCTCCGCGTCCGACGCTGAAATCGCCGTCGGACACAGTGGTCCGACGCTACAGGATCGTTGAACCCGCATTACGATTGCGCCAACGACCCTCACCGCGGCAGGCTCGGTTCAGAGCCGTCGAGAATCTTCGCCAACGCCTCCACCGTCCGCCAATTCCGCACCGTCATCGCCACGCCGCACGCCTTCTCCATCCCGGCGGCGAATTTCGACGTGCCGAAGCCGTCCGGAGCGTGCAGGTAGACGACGCCCGCCCGGACCGAGAACGACTCGCTGCCTCCGGTCCGCGTCAGCAGCGCCCGCAGCGCCTCCGCGTCCGGCTCGCCGTCGCAGATGCCGGCGTGCACCGTCTGGGGCAATGCGGCGCTTTGCGCGGTGTAGGGGTTCGCCCGCACCAGCGCGGCCCAGCGGACCGCGGGCAGGACCATCACGCGGGCCGCGAAGCCGAACTCTTCGACGAACCGGGTGGCGATCTTGCGGGCGATGTTCTCGGCTGCTCCGCCGGCCTCGAAGACCACATTCCCGCTCTGGATGTAGCTCTGCACGGCGTGGTGCCGGAGCCGCTCGTGCATGGCGCGCAGCGACTCCATTTTCACGCGGTTGTTCCCGACCACATTGATGCCGCGATAAAGCGCGACGAAACGGCCCATCGCCCGGACTCCGTTCAGGCACGCCACGGGTTCCGCGGTGGTCCGCTTCGCGGCCGCGCCGGGTCCCCCGTGGCTACAGCCATCCGCCCCTTCGAGCCTGGGATAAAAACCGGGTGGAACGGGCGTCTCGCCCGTCCCGGCCGCATCCGGAACGGGCAAGATGCCCGTTCCACCCCCAAAATTTATCAGGCATCGCATCAACAAAGTTGTTCAGCCGACTCGGGGCGACACGATTTGAACGTGCGACCTCCTGGACCCAAACCAGGCGCTCTATCCAGGCTGAGCTACGCCCCGTGCGGCTTGAGTCTAGCCGGACGCGCACGGATTTGAAACGGCTGGAACTGCCGAGACTCGGCTCAGGGGCGTGACGGTTGTGCACGGGTCCCATTCGGAGCCCCAAGCGCCAGCGCGCGGGTGTTTGTGCGAGGGTCGCCCAGACCCGAAAATGCCCACGCGCTTGCGCTTGGGGCTCGGTTCATACTGGGCCACCGCCAAAACTGTCACGCACTCCTCGGCTCAGGCATGCCGCAGGGCGTCGATCGGGTTCATGGCCGCGGCGCGGCGGGCGGGGTAGATGCCAAAGATGATGCCGGTGAGGCAGGAAACTCCCATGGCCAGCAGCAGCGACCAGGCGGTGATGACCGCCTGCCACTTGGTTGCGAACTCGAGCACGAAGACGCCGCCGATGCCGACCACCACGCCCAGCAGGCCGCCGATCATCGCGAGCGTCACGGTTTCGATCAGGAACTGCCAGGTGATGTCGCTACCGCTGGCGCCGATGGCGCGGCGGACGCCGATTTCGCGGGTCCGCTCGGTGATGGAGGCCAGCATGATGTTCAGGATGCCGATTCCGCCGACGAGGAGCGAGATTCCCGCAATGATGGGGAGGACGGTGTTGAAGACCTGCTGGGTGCGCTGCTTGGACGCGAGCTCCTGCAGCGGGACAGTGACCTGGTAATCGGCCTGCTTGTGGAGAGCGGCGAGGACGGCGCGGATGCCGCGGGCGGCGGGCAGGACGTCTGCCTCGCTGCGCACGGTGCAGACGATCTGGTGCAGCTCGACGCGCGTGCTCTCGGCGCTGCCGGAGCGTTCCTGGTAGACCGCCATGCCGAAGCGGTCGGTGACGGTTTCGAAGGGGACGTAGACTTCGAGGGCGCGTTCGTCGATTCGCAGCACGGCCTTGGTCGGGCTCTGGAACTCGTAGTCCGGCAGAACGCCGACGACGCGGAAGTACTCCATGCCGACTTTCAGGTCCAGCTTCAGCGGATCGCCGACGTAGCGGGCTTCGGAGAGCAGGCGGGCGCGGACGACGCAGACGCGGCGGCGCTCGTCCTCGTCGCGCTGCTCCAGCGCCCGGCCAACGAACGGCCGCAGGCGCAGGTGCTCGAAATACTCGGGCGTGACGCCGCGGACCTTGGCGGCGATGCGACGGCTGCGAAACCAGATCCACTTTTCGATGTCGTGGACGGGCAGAACGCGGTCAACGGCGGGGAGGGTTTCGTCGATCTGGCGCGCGTCGGCGAAGGTGAGACCGTATTCAAGCGTGCTTTTCTGGGTTTCCTTGCCGCTTTCGCTTTCCGGGGGCTTCTGGGCGTTGATGATGATGTTGCGGATGCCGAGCTCTTCGATCTGGGACAGGATGGCCTGGCGGGCGCCTTCGCCGATGGCAACCATGGACAGCACCGATGCGACGCCGAAGACGATGCCGAGAGTAGTGAGGAGCGAGCGCAGGCGGTGGCGCCAGAGGTTGCGCAGAGCCTCGTGGAGCATTTCAAGAAGAAACATGGCCGCCCTTCTCGCTGCGCTCGTCGCTGGTGATGCGGCCGTCGCGGAGCGTGATGCGGCGCGGGGCGGCGGCGGCGATGCCGGGATCGTGCGTGATGAGCAGGATCGTGCGCCCCGAGGCGTGCAGCTCGGCGATCAGATTCAGAATGTCGCGGGCGGTGGCCGAGTCGAGGTTGCCGGTGGGTTCGTCGGCCAGGATGACCGCGGGGTCGTTGGCGAGCGCGCGGGCGATGGCGGCCCGCTGGCACTCGCCGCCGGAAAGCTGGTTGGGGCGGTGGCCGGTTCGCGGGCCGAGGCCGACGCGCTCAAGCAGTTCGAGGCAGCGGCGGCGGCGCTGGGTGCGTGGGTTGCGGGCGTAGTAGAGCGGCATTTCGACGTTTTCGAGGACGCTCAGGTGCGAGATGAGTTGGAAGGACTGGAAGACGAAGCCCAGGCGCGTGCGGCGGACGACGGAGAGGCGCTCGTCGTCGAGCTGGGCGACGTTCTGGGCGGCGAGCCAGTATTCGCCACGGGTGGGGCGATCGAGGCAGCCGAGGATGTTGAGCAGCGTGGATTTTCCGGCGCCGGAAGGGCCGACGATCGCGGCGTACTCGCCGGGCTGGACGCTGAGTTCGACGTCGCGGAGTGCGGCCAGGGGGTTGGCGGCGGTGCCGTAGATTTTCTCGACGCGGGTCAGTTTCAGGATTGCGTCGGAGGGCATAGGGGCATTCTAAACGACGGTGCGTGATTCCGCGCCAGCGTCGGAACGCGAAGCGCAAGCGAGCGCACGTCGCGGTGGGCGCTCGCTTGCGCTTCGCGTTCTGAACTGCGGCGTCAACGGGGTGCGGGGTGCGAGAACGGATTCTCGCACCAGCGTCACCAGCGTCACCAGCGTCACCGGATTGACGTCAGGCTGGGTTTAGGGACAACGGGTCCGGCAGCGGGCAGAGGCGGCTCATGGGTTCGAAGATGGCGAGTGCGTCGGGGGCGGAGACGTCGCCGATGAGCAGCTTGGTGAGGCCGGTTTTGCATTCGGGATGCTGGCGCGTGAACTGGCCGAAGGAGAAGCCCTTCGTATAGAAAGCATAGACAAGCTTGCGGATGGCCTGCACGCCGGAGTAGAAGTGCTCGCCCCACGCGCCGAGGCGCCGGCCCGAAAGATCGCCGGCCCGGAGCGCTTCGTGGATGGCGTCGGCGGCGAGTTCGCCGGACTTGAGGGCCAGGAAGACGCCGGAGGAGTAGATCGGGTCGAGGAAGGTGAAGGCGTCGCCGACGAGCACCCAGCCGTCTCCGGCGCAGCGTTTCGAGTTGTAGGAGAAATCGGTGAGGACGTGCACGTCGGACACGCGCGCGGCGCTCTTCACGCGCGGGACGATGAAGGGGCAGCGGCGGATTTCCTCGTCAAGCGTCTGCTCGGGCGCGGGGCGGCCCTTGATCAGGTAGTCGATGTCGCCGACGACGCCGATGCTGACAATGTCGTCGGGCAGCGGGATGTACCAGAACCAGCCGTTCTGGGCTTCGACATGCAGGACGAGCGTGGCGCCTTCATCGCGCGGGCCGGGATCGCGAAAGGCGCCGCGGTAGTGGGCGAAGACGGCGGCTTTCCGCAGGGCCGGGTCGGGCTGGCGCAGGTCGAGCTTGCGCGAGAGCATGGCGTTTGTGCCGGTCGCATCGACGACGACTTTGGCCGCAACGGGGACGCGGCGGCCGTCGCGCTCGATGACGACGCCGACGGCGCGGGGCGATGCGGGCGCTTCGCCGGCGGCCGCGCCGTCATCAAAAACAACCTCGGCCACGTTGGCTCCCTGCCAGACTTCGGCGCCGTGCTCGGCGGCGTTGTCGAGCATCATGCGATCGAAATCGCTGCGGAGCACCTGCCACGTCTGTGAGCACTCGTGCGGATTGGCGTCGTCGAAATAGAACGGGGCCGACTCCTTTCCGGCGGCGTTGACGAACTGGACGCTGTATTTCTTGACGAAGTTGCTGGATCGAAGCTTGGGCAGCATGCCCAGGCGCTTGAAGGTCCAGTACGTTTCGGGCATCAGCGATTCGCCGATGTGAAAGCGGGGGAACGTCGAGCGCTCGGCGATGAGCGTCTTGCGGCCGTGCTGCGCGAGCAGCGTTCCGACGGTCGAGCCGGCCGGCCCGCCGCCGATGACGACGACGTCATAATGGTGCGTGGGTTGGGTCATGGCATCCCGATGATAACCGTCGCCGGGTGTATTTGTCCGAACCCGTCGCGCCAAGCGGCGGGGTGACGATCATAGGCTGATCGGCGCCACAGAAGCCTGAGTCGTCAACCCGCCGCTTGGCGCGGCGGGTTCGGAAAAGCGGCACGGTTCCGCACGCAGTACGCGGCACCTGCCTTCAGACCGCGATTCCAGGCATCAGCGGGCCCTCGAGGCTTCGCCACAAGTACCAGGTGGCGTAGCTGCGGTAGGGTCGCCAGAGGTCGCCAGCGTCGGCGATTTCGCGGGCCTTGGGCATTTCGGGCAGACCGTGGTAGCGCTGCATGGCTTTGCGAAGTCCGAGGTCGTCGACCGGCCAGACGTCTGGGCGCTCGAGGCAGAAGATGAGCAGCATTTCGGCGGTCCAGCGGCCGATGCCCTTGACCGCCGTGGTGGCCTCGATGACCGCCTCGTCAGTCATTCCGCGGAGCTTGCGCGGCGTAAGCGTTCGGGCGGCGAAGGCCTCAGCGAGGCCGCGCATGTAGAGCGCCTTCTGGCGCGAGAGGCCGGCCGAGCGCAGCTTGCGCAGGTCAAGGGCCGAGATGGCGGCCGGAGTCAGGCGGCCGCGCGGGCACATCGCCTTCAGCTTTCGCTGCATCGACCGGGCGGCGCTCATCGAGACCTGCTGCTGCGTAATCGCGCCGGCGAGGGCCGCGAACGGATCGCGGGTGATGATCGGCCGGTGCGGCCCGACGCGGGCGATCAGGGCGCCCATGCGCGGATCGCCGGCGCTGAGGTGCTCGGCGGCGAGCCGCGCGGCCTGCTCACGCTGCGGCTGGAGATCGACCTTAGGCATGGGGCGAATTGTGGCGGCGCTAACGCGCCGCCGCCAGTGAATTCCGTGGGTCTGCCGGCGTCTCGCCAGCCCGTTCGGCGAATGCGGACGTCTGAGCCTGTGAATTCTTCGGGTGGGACGGGCGTCTCGCCGTCCCTGCGATCATGGGGACGGGCGAGACGCCCGCCCCACCCAAATGTTCACCAGCCCGCCCGCCCGCACCGGCGGGCCAGAGGCCCGCGTTCCCCACGCAGCAACCCGCCTGACTCAGGCTTGCGGAGCTTTGGGTCCAAGCAGGCGCTGATCGCCGACGCGGCGGGTGATGCCGGAAGCGTCGAGCAGCTCGACCAGCGGCACGATGAACTTGCGGGATGAGTTCAGAAGCGTGCGGACGTCCGAGACAGTTACGCCGCCCCTGGTGCGGATCAGGGCCGCGACGCGCTGCGTGGCCTCGGCCCAGCGATCGGCGTGCAGGAAGATGCCTTCGGCGACACGAACCAGCTTCTTGCGGGCGACGGCGAGAGCGATGAGTTGGGTCAGTCGCCGGGCGGTGCGCGACGTGCGACACTTGAGCGCGTCCACTTCGGGCGGCTGAAACGCGCTTTGGGCGTACTCGGCCAGGACCTGCTCCAGCAGGGCGCGATCTTCGGGCGGCAGCTCAATTCGCTCGCCGGCGGGAGTCACGAACCCATTTGTCTCGACGAAATACTCCTGGGCGATGAGCCAGCCGGCGAGCGCGGGCCGCATTCGCGGCGGGCAGGCGCGCGGCATCCACTGCGGCCATTCGCCGTGGGCGACGCCGGCGAGGCGCGGGTTGGC contains:
- the macB_6 gene encoding Macrolide export ATP-binding/permease protein MacB, with translation MFLLEMLHEALRNLWRHRLRSLLTTLGIVFGVASVLSMVAIGEGARQAILSQIEELGIRNIIINAQKPPESESGKETQKSTLEYGLTFADARQIDETLPAVDRVLPVHDIEKWIWFRSRRIAAKVRGVTPEYFEHLRLRPFVGRALEQRDEDERRRVCVVRARLLSEARYVGDPLKLDLKVGMEYFRVVGVLPDYEFQSPTKAVLRIDERALEVYVPFETVTDRFGMAVYQERSGSAESTRVELHQIVCTVRSEADVLPAARGIRAVLAALHKQADYQVTVPLQELASKQRTQQVFNTVLPIIAGISLLVGGIGILNIMLASITERTREIGVRRAIGASGSDITWQFLIETVTLAMIGGLLGVVVGIGGVFVLEFATKWQAVITAWSLLLAMGVSCLTGIIFGIYPARRAAAMNPIDALRHA
- a CDS encoding ABC transporter ATP-binding protein translates to MPSDAILKLTRVEKIYGTAANPLAALRDVELSVQPGEYAAIVGPSGAGKSTLLNILGCLDRPTRGEYWLAAQNVAQLDDERLSVVRRTRLGFVFQSFQLISHLSVLENVEMPLYYARNPRTQRRRRCLELLERVGLGPRTGHRPNQLSGGECQRAAIARALANDPAVILADEPTGNLDSATARDILNLIAELHASGRTILLITHDPGIAAAAPRRITLRDGRITSDERSEKGGHVSS
- the alkA gene encoding DNA-3-methyladenine glycosylase; its protein translation is MPKVDLQPQREQAARLAAEHLSAGDPRMGALIARVGPHRPIITRDPFAALAGAITQQQVSMSAARSMQRKLKAMCPRGRLTPAAISALDLRKLRSAGLSRQKALYMRGLAEAFAARTLTPRKLRGMTDEAVIEATTAVKGIGRWTAEMLLIFCLERPDVWPVDDLGLRKAMQRYHGLPEMPKAREIADAGDLWRPYRSYATWYLWRSLEGPLMPGIAV